In Methylococcus geothermalis, one genomic interval encodes:
- a CDS encoding type I polyketide synthase yields the protein MRTETAQPIAVVGMACRYPGAGNLLQLWENILSRRQQFREIPDVRLPLADYHDPDPSVPDKTYGRKAAVLDGFEFDPGTYRIPRSTFDTTDIVHWLSLATALEALGHARIGPDTLPKDTAGAIIGNTLTGEETRAGTMRLRWPFVRKVLRRTAEARGLPEDLMQEFETAMEEVYKSVFPAVNEDTLAGSLANTIAGRICNYLDWHGGGYIVDGACSSSLLAVATAADYLQQRKMDLAIAGGVDVSLDTLELIGFAKATALTREEMRVYDRRGNGFIPGEGCGMVVLKRLEDARRDGDTVYAVLRGWGVSSDGRGGITAPSAKGQTQALLRAYQAAGYAPQTLAFVEGHGTGTTVGDRTELEGVVGALAAHGPVEDHSVGMTSFKSIVGHTKAAAGIGGFIKAVLAVNRRVVPPTAGCVEPHASFAESARALYPVLEGQIRAADEPLRAGVSAMGFGGINCHVTLESGDPPAPELQPALPERMLLASRQHTEVFPFSGSDSDGLLQTVRVFRQQVHGLAAGELVDAAAHAATLANDQPWRAAVVAGSVEELEARLDLLEKRLTEDPPRPGSLWRGDQVWISHAVPAQRVGFLFPGQGSQQIGMARSLVERFDWAREMVERADAEVAAACPSGRDVPLSHLYLRPTERDPAKKLEPEWLAVLTRTEHAQPAICTVSLLWKERLESLGIVPAVVGGHSLGELTALAAAGAYGPSALVRLAALRGLAMAAPEGEAGAMGVLACDATTAEAIIGRVGDGYCAVANVNSPLQTVISGERAAVSRAVELASADGIRASLLPVSNAFHSRLVDGAAESFRSGADLPDCAGDFTRRAFSSIDGAEIAPSTDLRAHLARQIVSPVNFTRLLEALSEHCDWLVEVGPGRVLSGLAQSHDADRVRPCLPVEGRPGRDADFNAVVAEAHARGLALRWAHLYENRLVRPFVPASARKFYVAPCERELAAVPPAAPSRTFRAATWVRQLEGQASSDLAQLSETLTAAFRDAVHAEHATVLLFEQAEDALRVVLPFDAFANRVSAAEGIFADVLRSGAPEAIEVLSEDSRFRAEFESLGIPAGWTALYVPFPSGAGRPLGLVRVARPGEPFTPMDAEILAELAAIAAPGLIQAYMAERARELHGIETLLHGAVARESADRDPTAIIDNLVESAKDSLGAEYGAILLHDRDTGTLHPAVHDKAEDLRLSAESGIPGEVFATRRSLHLANAHADPRFEPALDRLAGTRTRTVDCVPILTMQHSPLGVLLLVNRRFPGNRDYLAELGLRIGALLASRPLLDRMRAVSEGLKGEIVAAAPRTVAERSPEPAQSPPLPQTAIAGSARSVVLELLSERTGFAIETLQDDARLIDDLNLDSIKIGTLLGDVAIRLGVQGKVDPMRMNADTVGHVIEAFGAVAAPAAPAVAAAVPAPASAMDLLLDLVAERTGFSRDCLAPDQRLLDDLNIDSIKAGALLGDLILSTDTQDRIEAAPLANATLGEIAARVQAAIGGSAEHPEPAAVPSLGQARRLHWVRAFTQSSIPAPLFSPPGKPEPRSGDCLLLLPDATAPYGEHLRQRLAARVLNARSLGSEHLEAGPRRLVLMLSDAHTPRADSPAQAGIDELAVLHDLAQRAPAAWRSLTSVVFVQRSGGRGLSAAGAPSAWSFAGSLSLERPELEVGVIDFDPSLAADFVADRTLAELSGQPGYKAVEYDAEGMRWTRCIRPVEPEDCAARSIEWSARDVVLVTGGGKGITAECALAFALETGVRLALVGRSPAPRPGETGELAATLQRFAEAGIDCRYYAADVADHPAMERAVATIRAEMGPVTGVIHGAGTNTPRPVAEVSADQARLEIAPKLQGAENLLALFENHPPKLFAALTSIIGVTGMKNNAWYAYSNEAVARLLDGFAEAHPETAVVCHAFSVWDEVGMGVKLGSVRHLGQMGIDAIPVAEGVRQFLRWMRTAPPLKEVIVAASADGLATWVRPPTVEPTVPAGRFEGEIQRFEAGIELITQVSLDIRHDLYLADHDYRGSLLLPTVMGLEAMAQAALRVAGGTGTEVARIEDIRLERPIVVSRERPQRIEIRALARERMEASDPVVVEASIHAEQTGMEPAHFSARFVLGRRPEAAAGDTALPRRQLLGIMPKTDLYGGVLFQGPLFQRISGLEALDDSHVVFVTEARAETLRVPEGFSDTVRAPLVLGDPFYRDTLLQAAQISLTPEVCLPVRIGRIDLYGRDAAGGRYRAEAKVVGRDGSRILGEVTVFDEQDRVIERITDYEVRMLDRRGDLPTPAQLVERANRSDHPALQSELDHRAQGFGLSAPCVIVRDIPDLHAMERDRRRAISRPVFHAAVREAGRRFAVDTSHLDVRWLETGKPVLFRSHGRSGADTTAGLMDPEASFVPLEVSLSHDDDRVLCVAGKGLQGCDLVGPIQRSREQWRAMLNAGLFVLVSRLETEGDSLDEAGARVWSALEAAMKALDTRDITLDIEARHADTVLFRAAWEDVRLRVVSFPTMPAEGAKRMVAVVVNGMPKPDGRNAFDREQRHEGSAETTGAGAAQIVAATQHAPMAGSEGSWTGWLAAGGNPSDFLRVQTHIANPDADHPIAFRFPLAFKDGANADGTLYFSRFFEWMGRLREMALRPVLALLTDEFTSGKHAWVTNRSWASIERPVYAGEIMEVSCRFLGRNGPGNATVAVGFEWHRVLPAGTLERVATSQIQMTWARVVSHGVVTPEPYPAYLDGFFRELGSTTDGTGQTDQASHAGAMERIGAALWRAKPGPVAGIVLAEQSTATSPTDANLVGNIYYSKYYELQGVLRDGYFYRIVPDAYRLAEARGGLRCIFTEVRHLRDAMPFDTIKARMHVAGIHEKGIVLAFDFFRIMPGGKSEKLATGTHVAAWRTAEESGEVTDLPAALREHLLDRAREEILAATSKSAA from the coding sequence CGAAGGACACCGCCGGAGCGATCATCGGCAATACTTTGACGGGAGAAGAAACGCGAGCAGGAACGATGCGGCTGCGCTGGCCCTTCGTCCGCAAGGTGCTGCGGCGCACGGCGGAAGCGCGGGGACTGCCCGAAGACCTGATGCAGGAGTTCGAAACCGCGATGGAAGAGGTCTACAAGTCCGTGTTCCCGGCGGTCAACGAGGACACTCTGGCCGGCAGCCTGGCCAACACCATTGCCGGCCGCATCTGCAACTACCTCGACTGGCACGGCGGCGGCTACATCGTCGACGGGGCGTGTTCCTCCTCGCTGCTGGCGGTCGCCACCGCGGCCGACTACCTGCAGCAGCGCAAGATGGACCTGGCGATCGCCGGCGGCGTCGACGTCAGCCTCGATACGCTCGAACTGATCGGCTTTGCCAAGGCCACCGCCCTGACCCGCGAAGAGATGCGGGTCTACGACCGGCGCGGCAACGGCTTCATTCCCGGTGAAGGCTGCGGCATGGTGGTATTGAAACGGCTGGAAGACGCGCGCCGGGACGGCGACACGGTGTACGCGGTGCTGCGCGGCTGGGGGGTGTCGTCCGACGGCCGCGGCGGCATCACCGCCCCGAGCGCGAAAGGACAGACCCAGGCGCTGCTCCGAGCCTATCAGGCGGCGGGTTATGCCCCGCAGACGCTGGCCTTCGTCGAAGGCCACGGCACCGGGACCACGGTGGGCGACCGCACCGAGCTCGAAGGCGTCGTCGGCGCGCTGGCCGCCCACGGCCCGGTGGAAGACCATAGCGTGGGCATGACCTCGTTCAAATCCATCGTCGGCCACACCAAGGCGGCGGCCGGCATCGGCGGATTCATCAAGGCGGTGCTGGCAGTCAACCGGCGCGTCGTGCCGCCCACCGCCGGCTGTGTCGAACCGCATGCCAGCTTCGCCGAATCGGCGCGGGCGCTTTACCCGGTGTTGGAAGGCCAGATCAGAGCGGCCGACGAGCCGCTGCGCGCCGGCGTTTCCGCGATGGGGTTCGGCGGCATCAACTGCCACGTGACCCTGGAAAGCGGCGACCCGCCGGCGCCGGAACTCCAGCCGGCCCTGCCCGAGCGCATGTTGCTGGCCAGTCGCCAGCATACGGAAGTTTTCCCGTTCTCGGGCTCCGATTCGGACGGGCTGCTCCAGACGGTGAGGGTGTTCCGGCAGCAGGTCCACGGGCTGGCCGCCGGCGAGCTGGTGGACGCGGCGGCCCATGCCGCCACCCTGGCCAATGATCAGCCTTGGCGGGCGGCGGTGGTCGCCGGCTCCGTCGAGGAACTCGAAGCGCGGCTCGATCTGCTGGAAAAGCGCCTGACGGAAGATCCGCCGAGGCCAGGCAGCCTATGGCGGGGCGATCAAGTCTGGATCAGCCACGCCGTCCCTGCGCAGCGGGTCGGCTTCCTGTTTCCGGGCCAAGGCTCGCAGCAGATCGGAATGGCCCGCAGTCTGGTGGAACGTTTCGACTGGGCGCGGGAGATGGTCGAACGCGCCGACGCCGAAGTGGCGGCGGCGTGTCCCAGCGGCCGGGACGTACCCTTGAGCCATCTTTACCTGCGCCCCACCGAGCGCGATCCGGCCAAAAAACTCGAGCCCGAGTGGCTGGCGGTGCTGACCCGAACCGAGCATGCCCAGCCGGCCATCTGTACCGTCTCCTTGCTGTGGAAGGAGCGGTTGGAATCACTCGGCATCGTTCCCGCGGTGGTCGGTGGACACAGCCTGGGCGAGCTCACGGCACTGGCCGCGGCCGGCGCCTACGGCCCATCCGCCCTGGTCCGCCTCGCCGCCCTGCGCGGACTCGCCATGGCGGCGCCGGAAGGCGAGGCCGGCGCCATGGGCGTATTGGCCTGTGACGCCACGACCGCCGAGGCGATCATCGGCCGCGTGGGAGACGGCTATTGCGCCGTCGCCAACGTGAACTCGCCGCTACAGACCGTAATTTCGGGTGAACGCGCAGCGGTGTCCCGCGCCGTCGAACTGGCAAGCGCCGACGGCATTCGCGCCAGCCTGCTGCCGGTGTCCAATGCTTTCCATTCCCGCCTGGTGGATGGCGCGGCGGAGAGCTTCCGGAGCGGCGCGGATCTGCCCGACTGCGCCGGTGATTTCACCCGCCGGGCGTTCTCCAGCATCGACGGCGCGGAGATCGCGCCGAGCACCGACCTCCGCGCCCATCTGGCGCGGCAGATCGTGTCGCCGGTGAATTTCACCCGCCTGCTGGAAGCCCTGTCGGAACATTGTGACTGGCTGGTGGAGGTCGGTCCCGGCCGCGTGCTTTCGGGGCTGGCGCAAAGCCACGACGCCGACCGCGTACGACCTTGCCTGCCGGTCGAAGGACGGCCGGGACGCGACGCCGATTTCAATGCGGTGGTGGCCGAAGCCCACGCCCGGGGCCTCGCCCTGCGCTGGGCGCACTTGTACGAGAACCGGCTGGTCCGCCCCTTCGTGCCGGCTTCGGCACGCAAGTTCTACGTTGCGCCCTGCGAACGCGAACTTGCGGCCGTCCCCCCCGCCGCCCCATCCCGAACTTTCCGAGCAGCCACCTGGGTCCGCCAGCTCGAAGGACAGGCCAGCTCCGATCTCGCCCAACTGTCGGAAACGCTGACGGCAGCCTTCCGCGACGCGGTACACGCGGAGCACGCCACCGTGCTGCTGTTCGAACAGGCGGAGGATGCCCTGCGCGTCGTCCTTCCCTTCGACGCATTCGCCAATCGGGTGAGCGCCGCCGAGGGTATCTTCGCCGACGTCCTCCGCTCCGGCGCGCCGGAAGCCATCGAAGTGTTAAGCGAGGATTCCCGCTTCCGGGCCGAATTCGAGTCCCTCGGCATCCCTGCGGGATGGACTGCGCTCTACGTACCGTTCCCCAGCGGCGCCGGGCGTCCGCTGGGTCTGGTCCGCGTCGCCCGCCCCGGCGAACCCTTCACCCCAATGGACGCTGAAATCCTGGCCGAACTGGCCGCGATTGCCGCACCCGGGCTGATCCAGGCCTATATGGCCGAACGTGCACGGGAACTCCACGGGATCGAAACGCTGCTGCACGGCGCGGTCGCGAGGGAATCGGCGGACCGGGACCCGACGGCGATCATCGACAACCTGGTGGAATCGGCCAAGGACAGCCTGGGGGCTGAATACGGCGCGATCCTGCTGCACGACCGCGACACCGGCACGCTCCATCCCGCCGTCCACGACAAGGCCGAAGACCTGCGCCTGAGCGCCGAGAGCGGCATCCCCGGCGAGGTATTCGCGACCCGGCGCTCCCTGCATCTGGCCAATGCCCACGCCGACCCGCGTTTCGAGCCGGCGCTCGACCGCCTGGCCGGCACCCGCACCCGCACCGTGGACTGTGTTCCCATCCTGACGATGCAACATTCCCCGCTGGGCGTACTGCTGCTGGTGAACCGCCGCTTTCCCGGCAACCGGGATTACCTGGCGGAGCTGGGCCTGAGAATCGGCGCCCTGCTGGCCAGCCGGCCGCTGCTGGACCGCATGCGGGCCGTCTCGGAAGGTCTGAAGGGCGAGATCGTCGCCGCTGCACCGCGGACGGTGGCGGAGCGGTCGCCTGAACCGGCGCAATCTCCCCCGCTTCCCCAGACGGCGATCGCAGGCTCGGCGCGCAGCGTCGTCCTGGAACTGCTGAGCGAACGTACCGGCTTCGCGATCGAAACACTGCAGGACGATGCCCGCCTGATCGACGACTTGAACCTGGACTCGATCAAGATCGGCACCTTGCTCGGCGATGTCGCGATCCGGTTGGGGGTGCAGGGCAAGGTCGATCCGATGCGCATGAATGCCGACACCGTCGGCCATGTGATCGAGGCCTTCGGCGCCGTCGCCGCACCCGCGGCGCCGGCGGTGGCCGCCGCGGTTCCGGCGCCGGCATCGGCGATGGACCTCTTGCTCGACCTGGTCGCCGAACGGACCGGCTTCAGCCGCGACTGTCTGGCGCCGGACCAGCGCCTGCTGGATGACCTCAACATCGATTCCATCAAAGCCGGCGCCCTGTTGGGCGACCTGATCCTGAGCACCGACACCCAGGACCGGATCGAAGCGGCACCGCTGGCCAACGCCACGCTGGGAGAAATCGCCGCCCGGGTTCAGGCCGCGATCGGCGGTTCGGCCGAACATCCCGAACCGGCCGCCGTGCCCTCTTTGGGACAGGCCAGACGCTTGCATTGGGTGAGAGCGTTCACCCAGTCAAGCATCCCGGCGCCGCTGTTTTCACCCCCCGGCAAGCCGGAACCGCGGAGCGGCGACTGTCTCCTTCTGCTGCCCGATGCCACGGCCCCGTATGGAGAGCATCTGCGGCAACGCCTTGCCGCACGCGTGCTGAATGCTCGGAGTCTCGGCTCCGAGCACCTCGAGGCCGGCCCACGACGGCTGGTGCTCATGCTGTCCGATGCGCACACGCCACGCGCCGACTCTCCCGCCCAGGCCGGCATCGACGAGCTCGCCGTGCTTCACGATCTGGCCCAACGGGCTCCCGCGGCATGGCGGAGCTTGACCAGCGTCGTCTTCGTTCAGCGCAGCGGTGGCCGGGGACTCTCGGCGGCTGGGGCGCCCAGCGCCTGGTCCTTCGCCGGCAGCCTTTCGCTGGAACGGCCGGAACTCGAGGTCGGCGTGATCGATTTCGATCCCTCCCTGGCCGCCGATTTCGTCGCCGACCGGACCCTGGCCGAACTGTCCGGACAGCCCGGCTACAAGGCGGTGGAATACGACGCCGAAGGCATGCGCTGGACCCGCTGCATCCGGCCGGTCGAGCCCGAGGACTGCGCGGCGCGCTCGATCGAATGGTCGGCGCGGGACGTGGTCCTGGTCACTGGCGGCGGCAAGGGCATCACCGCGGAGTGCGCGCTGGCCTTCGCCCTCGAGACCGGCGTCAGGCTCGCCCTGGTCGGCCGCTCGCCGGCACCGCGGCCCGGCGAAACCGGAGAACTGGCAGCGACCCTGCAGCGGTTCGCGGAAGCGGGCATCGACTGCCGGTATTACGCGGCCGATGTCGCCGATCACCCGGCAATGGAACGGGCCGTCGCGACGATCCGGGCCGAAATGGGGCCGGTGACCGGCGTGATCCATGGCGCCGGCACCAATACCCCTCGGCCCGTGGCCGAGGTGTCCGCCGACCAGGCCCGGCTCGAAATCGCGCCCAAGCTGCAAGGCGCCGAGAACCTGCTGGCCCTGTTCGAGAACCATCCGCCCAAGCTGTTCGCGGCACTGACTTCGATCATCGGTGTGACCGGCATGAAGAACAACGCCTGGTACGCCTATTCCAACGAAGCGGTGGCGCGGCTGCTCGACGGCTTCGCCGAGGCGCACCCGGAAACCGCGGTGGTCTGCCATGCCTTCAGCGTGTGGGACGAGGTCGGGATGGGCGTGAAGCTCGGCAGCGTCCGCCATCTGGGCCAGATGGGCATCGACGCCATCCCGGTCGCCGAGGGCGTGCGCCAGTTTCTGCGCTGGATGCGCACCGCGCCGCCGCTCAAGGAGGTCATCGTGGCCGCCAGCGCCGACGGATTGGCCACCTGGGTTCGGCCGCCGACGGTCGAGCCGACGGTCCCGGCCGGCCGTTTCGAAGGCGAGATCCAACGCTTCGAGGCAGGGATAGAACTGATCACCCAGGTCAGTCTCGACATCCGGCACGATCTCTATCTGGCCGACCATGACTACCGCGGTTCCCTGCTCCTGCCCACCGTCATGGGGCTCGAAGCCATGGCCCAGGCGGCACTGCGTGTCGCCGGAGGTACCGGAACGGAAGTTGCTCGGATCGAGGATATCCGCTTGGAGCGGCCGATCGTGGTGAGCCGGGAACGCCCGCAACGGATCGAGATCCGGGCGCTGGCGCGGGAGCGCATGGAAGCGTCCGATCCGGTTGTGGTGGAAGCCTCGATCCATGCCGAGCAGACCGGCATGGAACCGGCGCATTTCTCCGCGCGCTTCGTGCTCGGCCGGCGTCCCGAAGCCGCCGCGGGAGATACCGCTCTGCCGAGGCGCCAGCTGCTGGGCATCATGCCGAAAACCGACCTCTACGGCGGCGTGCTGTTCCAGGGACCGCTGTTCCAGCGCATCAGCGGCCTGGAAGCGCTGGACGACAGCCATGTGGTCTTCGTCACCGAAGCGCGAGCCGAGACGCTCCGCGTCCCCGAGGGTTTCTCGGACACGGTGCGCGCTCCGCTGGTACTGGGCGACCCGTTCTACCGCGACACCCTGCTGCAGGCCGCCCAGATCTCGCTGACGCCGGAAGTCTGCCTGCCGGTTCGTATCGGACGGATCGACCTGTACGGCCGGGATGCGGCGGGGGGCCGGTATCGAGCCGAAGCCAAAGTCGTCGGACGCGACGGCAGCCGCATCCTCGGAGAAGTCACGGTGTTCGACGAGCAAGACCGGGTCATCGAGCGCATCACGGACTACGAAGTGCGGATGCTGGATCGGCGCGGTGATCTCCCGACGCCGGCCCAGCTGGTGGAACGGGCGAACCGGTCGGATCATCCGGCGCTGCAGAGCGAACTGGACCACCGAGCGCAAGGATTCGGCCTGTCCGCCCCGTGCGTGATCGTTCGCGACATTCCCGATCTGCACGCCATGGAGCGCGACAGGAGGCGCGCGATCAGCCGCCCGGTCTTTCACGCGGCGGTCCGCGAGGCCGGACGCCGCTTTGCGGTCGATACCTCGCACCTCGATGTCCGCTGGCTGGAAACCGGAAAACCGGTGCTGTTCCGCTCGCATGGCCGGTCGGGTGCGGACACGACGGCCGGACTCATGGATCCGGAGGCCTCCTTCGTACCCCTGGAGGTCTCGTTGAGCCACGACGACGACAGGGTGCTTTGCGTAGCCGGCAAGGGACTCCAGGGCTGCGACCTGGTGGGCCCGATCCAGCGCAGCCGGGAACAATGGCGCGCGATGCTCAACGCCGGGCTGTTCGTCCTCGTCAGCCGCCTCGAAACCGAAGGCGACTCGCTGGATGAGGCCGGAGCGAGAGTCTGGTCTGCGCTGGAAGCCGCGATGAAAGCGCTCGATACCCGCGACATCACGCTGGACATCGAGGCCAGACATGCCGACACCGTCCTGTTCCGCGCCGCCTGGGAAGACGTCCGGCTCCGGGTGGTGAGCTTCCCGACGATGCCGGCGGAAGGGGCAAAGCGCATGGTGGCCGTGGTCGTCAACGGCATGCCGAAACCTGACGGAAGGAATGCATTCGATCGGGAGCAGCGCCACGAAGGCTCAGCGGAAACGACGGGAGCCGGGGCAGCCCAGATCGTGGCGGCGACTCAGCACGCCCCAATGGCCGGGAGCGAGGGATCCTGGACCGGATGGCTGGCGGCGGGGGGAAACCCATCGGATTTCCTCCGGGTGCAGACCCACATCGCCAATCCGGATGCCGACCACCCTATCGCGTTCCGTTTTCCCCTGGCTTTCAAGGATGGCGCCAACGCCGATGGCACGCTCTATTTCTCCCGCTTCTTCGAATGGATGGGACGGCTCAGGGAGATGGCTTTGCGCCCCGTCTTGGCACTGCTTACCGACGAATTCACATCGGGCAAGCATGCCTGGGTCACCAACCGTTCCTGGGCGTCGATCGAACGGCCAGTGTACGCAGGGGAGATCATGGAAGTCTCATGCCGGTTCCTTGGCCGCAATGGCCCCGGGAATGCGACGGTCGCGGTCGGATTCGAATGGCACCGGGTCCTGCCCGCCGGGACATTGGAGCGCGTTGCGACCAGCCAAATCCAGATGACCTGGGCCAGGGTCGTCTCCCACGGAGTGGTCACGCCCGAACCGTACCCCGCCTATCTCGACGGCTTCTTCCGGGAGCTCGGATCGACGACAGACGGGACCGGCCAAACCGACCAGGCCAGCCATGCCGGTGCGATGGAACGCATCGGCGCCGCCTTGTGGCGTGCGAAACCGGGGCCGGTTGCCGGCATCGTCCTTGCCGAGCAGAGTACTGCCACATCGCCGACCGACGCCAATCTGGTGGGCAATATCTATTACTCGAAGTACTATGAGCTGCAAGGGGTGCTGCGGGACGGCTATTTTTACCGTATCGTGCCGGATGCCTATCGGCTCGCGGAAGCTCGCGGCGGGTTGCGGTGCATCTTCACCGAAGTCAGACACCTTCGCGACGCCATGCCGTTCGATACCATCAAGGCGCGTATGCACGTGGCGGGGATCCACGAAAAAGGCATCGTACTGGCATTCGACTTTTTCCGGATCATGCCCGGCGGCAAATCGGAAAAACTCGCCACCGGCACCCATGTCGCGGCTTGGAGGACAGCCGAGGAATCCGGGGAAGTCACGGACCTCCCGGCAGCGCTGCGTGAGCATTTGCTCGACAGGGCAAGGGAGGAGATACTGGCGGCCACGAGCAAATCGGCTGCTTGA